The following are encoded together in the Xanthobacter autotrophicus Py2 genome:
- a CDS encoding serine acetyltransferase (KEGG: bja:blr2371 serine acetyltransferase) — MGFWQTVKADMKAATGHSRLGRLPTVFLFNPPFAAVFLHRVAAHLYRSRLRRLGIAIWGWNVTRTSCHINLEAEIGPGLLLPHPAAIVIGSGVRIGTNVTIYQSVTLGRVASSPIYPAVEDGAVLYTGAVVIGPVTIGRSATIGASSVVIKDVPDGGVVVGNPGRVIRIATPTDALTAQAAARP, encoded by the coding sequence ATGGGTTTCTGGCAGACCGTGAAAGCGGACATGAAGGCAGCCACCGGGCACAGCCGCCTGGGTCGGCTCCCCACCGTATTCCTCTTCAACCCGCCGTTCGCCGCTGTATTTCTCCACCGGGTCGCGGCGCATCTGTACCGCTCGCGGTTGCGGCGCCTGGGCATCGCCATCTGGGGCTGGAACGTCACGCGCACCAGCTGCCACATCAACCTTGAGGCGGAGATCGGCCCCGGACTGCTCCTGCCCCACCCGGCGGCCATCGTCATCGGCTCCGGAGTGCGCATCGGCACCAACGTCACCATCTACCAGAGCGTGACGCTCGGGCGCGTGGCAAGTTCACCGATCTATCCGGCCGTCGAAGACGGAGCCGTGCTTTACACCGGCGCAGTCGTCATCGGCCCGGTCACCATCGGCAGGAGTGCCACCATCGGCGCGAGTTCGGTCGTGATCAAGGATGTCCCGGACGGTGGCGTGGTCGTGGGCAACCCAGGCCGGGTGATCCGCATCGCCACGCCGACCGATGCCCTTACCGCGCAGGCTGCCGCCCGGCCTTGA